The proteins below are encoded in one region of Zerene cesonia ecotype Mississippi chromosome 10, Zerene_cesonia_1.1, whole genome shotgun sequence:
- the LOC119829552 gene encoding trans-1,2-dihydrobenzene-1,2-diol dehydrogenase-like isoform X2, whose translation MPVRWGIVTAAKICHDFVNAFNSYPAKKDAVIAAVAARDKSKATEFAKLHNIPKVFGSYKEMAESKDIDVAYIGSLNPQHYELTKLFLENGKHVLCEKPLCMNSKQVQSLVNLARKKKLFLMEAIWSRFAPAYIALEKEIQAGKLGELQYVEVNYGLPISEIARLSKKELGGSAIMDLGIYALQFAQYIFKDEPLKCTAVGNLNDDGVDEVDTVILEYSGGRRAVLNIHAKARLWNKATVYGTAGRASIEEPFHFPESMVHVDGTVEKFPLHSSKIYYNFDNSAGLVYEALEVTRCIQQGLLESPRVPLRDSIIISKLEDSVRRQVGVVYDADGQEFP comes from the exons ATGCCGGTCCGTTGGGGAATTGTAACTGCAGCGAAAATTTGCCATGACTTCGTCAACGCATTCAACTCTTATCCTGCAAAGAAGGATGCAGTTATTGCTGCCGTAGCAGCACGTGATAAGAGCAAGGCCACAGAATTCGCTAAGCTCCACAATATACCAAAAGTATTTGGTTCCTACAAGGAGATGGCTGAAAGCAAAGACATCG ATGTTGCATACATCGGTTCCCTCAATCCTCAACATTACGAGCTTACCAAACTTTTCCTTGAAAATGGCAAACACGTTCTGTGTGAGAAACCATTGTGCATGAACTCCAAACAAGTGCAAAGCCTTGTCAACCTGGCAAGAAAGAAGAAGTTGTTCTTGATGGAGGCCATTTGGTCGCGTTTCGCACCTGCTTACATCGCGTTAGAAAAGGAAATTCAAGCTGGCAAGCTTGGAGAACTACAATACGTCGAGGTTAACTATGGCCTTCCTATCTCCGAAATTGCCAGGCTTAG cAAGAAAGAGCTCGGCGGAAGTGCAATCATGGATCTTGGCATATATGCCCTACAGTTTGCCCAATACATCTTCAAGGACGAACCGCTCAAATGCACGGCCGTTGGCAACTTGAATGACGATGGTGTTGATGAAGTTGATACCGTTATTCTGGAATACTCTGGTGGCAGACGAGCTGTTCTAAACATTCACGCTAAGGCCCGTCTTTGGAACAAGGCCACAGTGTACGGTACCGCTGGCAGAGCATCG ATCGAGGAACCCTTCCACTTTCCAGAATCTATGGTTCACGTTGATGGCACGGTTGAGAAATTCCCCTTACATTCCTCTAAGATTTACTATAACTTTGACAACAGCGCTGGTTTAGTTTACGAAGCTCTTGAAGTTACCAGATGCATCCAACAAg gtTTATTAGAATCGCCACGAGTGCCACTCAGAGACAGTATCATAATTTCCAAACTGGAAGACTCCGTCCGAAGACAAGTTGGAGTCGTTTACGATGCCGACGGTCAAGAATTTCCATAA
- the LOC119829553 gene encoding gem-associated protein 2-like, which produces MSAKQCIFKLNKPNQQEESLISPCFQISKNVELKEIPTTGEEYLLKVMNERRNHATITRCNVDCSKFSRNQSRFVTQVPHVKAPDNLKPTIEWQNVQVADFSESRMYISRLLAKKTQWPKDVTNISLDQNSSKEWIELFETREPTLSCILGLNHTILDNGLEILIESLNNVKPGDTIPYKTGQWIYAILACTRQPLLSDTVSILRNLARKCSEIRSRLNPEKDTSKEYATPLNVFICLVARYFRQYDLAD; this is translated from the exons ATGTCAGCTAAACaatgcatatttaaattgaataaacccAATCAACAAGAAGAGTCTCTAATATCTCCTTGCTTTCAAATTTCTAAGAATGTTGAGCTGAAGGAAATACCAACGACAGGTGAAGAGTACCTGTTAAAGGTAATGAATGAGAGACGGAACCATGCCACAATTACAAGGTGTAACGTAGACTGTTCAAAATTTTCTCGGAATCAATCACGATTTGTCACCCAG GTCCCTCATGTGAAAGCACCCGACAATTTAAAACCAACTATAGAATGGCAAAATGTACAAGTTGCAGATTTTTCAGAAAGCCGCATGTATATCTCGCGCTTGTTAGCCAAGAAGACACAATGGCCGAAGGATGTTACAAACATTTCATTGGACCAGAATAGTAGTAAAGAATGGATAGAATTGTTTGAAACTCGAGAACCTACATTGTCATGTATTCTTGGTCTAAATCATACCATTTTAGATAATGGCTTGGAGATATTAATTGAATCTTTGAATAATGTCAAACCTGGGGATACTATCCCTTATAAAACag gcCAATGGATATATGCAATACTAGCATGCACAAGACAACCTCTGCTCTCAGACACAGTGAGCATATTAAGGAATTTAGCAAGAAAATGTTCTGAAATAAG aTCTCGCCTCAATCCTGAAAAAGATACTTCAAAGGAATATGCCACcccattaaatgtttttatttgtttagtagCTAGATATTTCCGACAGTATGACTTGGCGGACTGA